The DNA segment CACCACGAGTCCGACCAGGGCGGCGGCGGTGGCGAGCAACCAGGCCGCGGGCCGGCGCTTGCCTTCGTCCGGCTGAGGCGCCGACAGGGACACCACATCGGCGCCCGTGGAGTCCGCCGGCCTGATGGCACCCTCCGGATCGGCCGCGCCGGCGGCGACCCCTCTGGACGGACGGTCCGGCTGGTCCGCAGCAGCGGATCGGTCGAGCCCGAGCTCGGCCACGATCCCGTCCCACACCGAGGACGGCGGCGCGCTCGGATAGTCCGCCGGCTCCACGGCACGGGCCGTCGTCACGACGGCGCGCAGCTGGTCCAGCTCGCTCTGGCAGTGCGAACAGCTGGCCAGGTGCGACTCGGGCACGTCGGTCAGCTCCTCACCCAGCGCCCGCAGGGCGAGGTCGTCCGCAGACACGTGCTCACTGTGCTCCGGCACCGTCCACCTCCAACCTGCGTCGGAGGCGACCCAGCGACCGCCGGATGTGGCTCTTCACGGTGCCCAGGGGCATGCTCAGCAGGCTCGCGA comes from the Actinomycetes bacterium genome and includes:
- a CDS encoding anti-sigma factor, producing the protein MSADDLALRALGEELTDVPESHLASCSHCQSELDQLRAVVTTARAVEPADYPSAPPSSVWDGIVAELGLDRSAAADQPDRPSRGVAAGAADPEGAIRPADSTGADVVSLSAPQPDEGKRRPAAWLLATAAALVGLVVGVGATLLATAGDDDELPVVASTELVVLADDSPGGDAEIRGSGSTRVLELDVPGLSPDTDGFYEVWLLDEDAKRLVSIGLLDPSQGTRATFPIPEDLDVAEFPVVDVSVEPADGDPAHSGDSIVRGTLTS